Proteins encoded by one window of Myxocyprinus asiaticus isolate MX2 ecotype Aquarium Trade chromosome 35, UBuf_Myxa_2, whole genome shotgun sequence:
- the LOC127426477 gene encoding ATP-dependent 6-phosphofructokinase, liver type-like, with protein sequence MHVDFEKLRMSGAGKAIAVLTSGGDAQGMNAAVRAVTRMGIYVGAKVYLIYEGYQGLVDGGDHIKIANWQSVTNIIQLGGTIIGSARCKAFTTREGRLAAAFHLVQRGITNLCVCGGDGSLTGANIFRSEWSDLLAELVTQERITDSLAQQYTHLNIVGLVGSIDNDFCGTDMTIGADSALHRIMEVIDAITTTAQSHQRTFVLEVMGRHCGYLAVVSALASGADWLFIPEAPPEDDWEDHMCARLGESRSKGSRLNIVIIAEGAIDKHGQQISSNYVKDLVVQRLGYDTRVTILGHVQRGGTPSAFDRVLSSKMGVEAVVALLEATPETPACVIGLSGNQAMRLPLMECVNMTKEVQKAMNEQRFEEAIQLRGKSFENNWNTYKLLAHQKPAQSKSNHSMAILNVGAPAAGMNAAVRSAVRVGLAQGHRVYNVHDGFEGLANGALMEVHWHDVAGWTGQGGSLLGTKRTLPNSCMESIVENIRKYGIQSLLVIGGFEAYEGVLQLVEARGRYDELCIAMCVMPATISNNVPGTDFSLGADTAVNAAMESCDKIKQSASGTKRRVFIVETMGGYCGYLATTTGIAVGADAVYIFEEPFNIHELETNVEHLTEKMKNDIQRGLVLRNEKSHKHYTTDFIHNLYSAEGKGVFDCRVNVLGHLQQGGVPTPFDRNFGTKLGVKAVLWLTEKMNATYRQGRVFANAPDTACVIGMKKKVMSFSPVTELKSHTDFEHRMPKEQWWLNLRPMLKMLAKYQTSFDEYVTGEIEHVTRRTLSIETGF encoded by the exons ATGCATGTGGACTTTGAGAAGCTGCGGATGAGCGGCGCAGGAAAAGCCATCGCGGTTCTCACGAGCGGCGGAGATGCGCAAG GTATGAATGCGGCCGTTCGTGCAGTAACACGCATGGGCATCTATGTGGGCGCCAAAGTTTACCTTATTTATGAG GGTTATCAGGGCTTGGTAGATGGAGGCGACCATATCAAAATCGCCAACTGGCAGAGTGTCACCAACATCATTCAGCTT GGTGGCACAATCATTGGCAGTGCCCGCTGTAAGGCCTTCACCACGCGAGAGGGGCGTCTAGCGGCGGCGTTTCACCTGGTCCAGCGCGGCATCACGAATCTGTGTGTGTGCGGAGGAGACGGCAGTCTGACAGGAGCAAATATCTTCCGTAGTGAGTGGAGCGACCTCCTGGCAGAGCTGGTGACACAAG agcgAATCACAGACTCTCTGGCGCAGCAGTACACTCATCTGAACATCGTGGGTCTCGTGGGCTCTATTGATAATGATTTCTGTGGGACTGACATGACGATCGGCGCCGATTCTGCTCTGCATCGAATCATGGAAGTTATTGATGCCATCACGACAACTGCACAAAG TCATCAGAGAACGTTTGTGCTGGAGGTGATGGGACGCCACTGCGG GTATCTTGCGGTGGTGTCTGCTCTGGCGTCCGGTGCTGATTGGCTATTCATTCCAGAAGCTCCACCAGAGGACGACTGGGAGGATCACATGTGTGCTCGACTGGGAGAG AGTCGCAGTAAAGGATCTCGTCTGAACATTGTGATCATTGCAGAAGGAGCTATTGACAAACACGGCCAGCAGATCTCATCAAACTATGTTAAAGAT cTTGTGGTTCAGAGGTTGGGTTACGACACGCGTGTGACCATTCTTGGTCACGTTCAGAGGGGAGGAACTCCGTCTGCATTTGATAGAGTTCTG agCAGTAAGATGGGTGTGGAGGCCGTTGTGGCGCTGTTAGAAGCCACTCCAGAGACTCCAGCGTGTGTCATCGGCCTGTCGGGGAATCAAGCCATGCGGCTGCCGCTCATGGAGTGTGTGAACATG ACGAAGGAGGTGCAGAAAGCCATGAATGAGCAGAGATTTGAAGAGGCCATTCAGCTCCGAGGAAA GAGTTTTGAGAACAACTGGAACACGTATAAACTTCTAGCTCATCAGAAGCCTGCTCAATCAAAG AGTAATCACTCGATGGCGATTCTAAACGTTGGCGCTCCGGCCGCGGGGATGAACGCTGCGGTGAGGTCAGCGGTCAGGGTTGGACTCGCTCAGGGTCACAGAGTTTACAACGTTCATGACGGGTTTGAGGGTCTCGCCAATGGCGcg TTGATGGAGGTGCACTGGCATGATGTGGCCGGATGGACGGGTCAGGGCGGGTCACTGCTGGGCACCAAACG AACTCTTCCTAACTCCTGTATGGAGAGCATTGTGGAGAATATTAGAAAATACGGCATTCAATCTCTGCTGGTGATTGGTGGATTTGAG GCGTATGAAGGCGTTCTGCAGCTGGTTGAAGCTCGCGGTCGATATGATGAACTCTGTATCGCCATGTGTGTGATGCCTGCCACAATCAGTAATAACGTCCCGGGCACAGACTTCAGTTTGGGTGCAGACACGGCAGTGAACGCCGCCATGGAG agttGTGATAAAATCAAGCAGTCTGCGTCGGGAACAAAGCGGCGAGTCTTCATCGTGGAAACCATGGGCGGATACTGTGGTTACCTAGCAACCACTACAGGCATCGCCGTGGGCGCAGATGCTGTGTACATCTTTGAGGAGCCGTTCAACATTCATGAACTCGAG ACGAACGTGGAGCATCTCACAGAAAAAATGAAGAATGATATTCAGAGAGGACTCGTGCTGAG GAACGAGAAGTCTCACAAGCACTACACGACCGATTTCATTCACAATCTGTATTCTGCCGAGGGGAAGGGCGTCTTCGACTGCAGGGTCAATGTGCTGGGTCACCTGCAGCAG GGTGGAGTGCCAACACCGTTTGACAGGAATTTTGGCACTAAACTGGGAGTGAAGGCTGTTCTGTGGCTCACAGAGAAGATGAACGCTACTTACAGACAGG GTCGTGTGTTTGCGAACGCTCCTGACACCGCCTGTGTGATTGGCATGAAGAAGAAAGTGATGTCATTCAGTCCCGTCACAGAACTCAAGTCACACACAGACTTCGA ACACCGGATGCCGAAGGAACAATGGTGGTTGAACCTGCGGCCGATGTTGAAGATGTTGGCCAAATATCAGACCAGCTTTGACGAGTATGTGACAGGAGAGATTGAACACGTGACGCGTCGCACCCTCAGCATCGAAACTGGATTTTAA
- the LOC127426504 gene encoding eukaryotic initiation factor 4A-III-like yields the protein MTAAAAPVRKRLLKEEDMTKIEFETSEEVDVTPTFDTMGLREDLLRGIYAYGFEKPSAIQQRAIKQIIKGRDVIAQSQSGTGKTATFCISVLQCLDIQVRETQALILAPTRELAGQIQKVLLALGDYMNVQCHTCIGGTNVGEDIRKLDYGQHVVAGTPGRVFDMIRRRSLRTRAIKMLVLDEADEMLNKGFKEQIYDVYRYLPPATQVCLISATLPHEILEMTNKFMTDPIRILVKRDELTLEGIKQFFVAVEREEWKFDTLCDLYDTLTITQAVIFCNTKRKVDWLTEKMREANFTVSSMHGDMPQKERESIMKEFRSGASRVLISTDVWARGLDVPQVSLIINYDLPNNRELYIHRIGRSGRYGRKGVAINFVKNDDIRILRDIEQYYSTQIDEMPMNVADLI from the exons ATGACTGCAGCCGCCGCTCCCGTGAGGAAGAGGCTCCTGAAGGAGGAAGACATGACGAAGATCGAGTTTGAGACGAGTGAGGAGGTGGATGTGACGCCGACGTTTGACACGATGGGCTTGAGGGAAGATCTGCTGCGCGGGATATACGCCTACG GTTTTGAGAAACCATCAGCGATTCAGCAGAGAGCCATTAAACAGATCATCAAGGGACGAGACGTCATCGCACA GTCTCAGTCTGGTACTGGTAAAACAGCCACATTCTGTATCTCAGTGCTGCAGTGTTTGGATATTCAG GTTCGAGAGACTCAAGCACTGATTTTGGCGCCAACCAGAGAGTTAGCAGGACAAATCCAGAAG GTGCTGCTGGCGTTGGGTGACTACATGAACGTGCAATGTCACACCTGTATTGGTGGCACAAACGTGGGAGAAGACATCAGGAAGCTGGATTACGGTCAGCATGTGGTGGCTGGAACGCCCGGAAGAGTGTTCG ACATGATCCGCAGAAGGAGTTTGAGAACTCGTGCCATTAAGATGCTGGTGTTGGATGAAGCGGATGAAATGCTCAATAAGG GTTTTAAGGAGCAGATTTATGATGTGTACCGATATCTGCCGCCCGCCACACAGGTGTGTCTCATCAGTGCTACGCTCCCACACGAGATCCTGGAGATGACCAACAAATTCATGACCGACCCGATCCGGATTCTGGTCAAACG TGATGAGTTGACACTGGAGGGTATCAAACAGTTTTTCGTGGCTGTTGAACGAGAGGAGTGGAAGTTTGACACTCTGTGTGACCTGTACGACACGCTCACCATCACACAAGCCGTTATCTTCTGCAACACCAAACGCAAG GTGGACTGGCTGACAGAGAAGATGAGAGAAGCAAACTTCACTGTGTCATCAATGCACGGAGACAtgccacagaaagagagagaatccaTCATGAAAGAGTTCAGATCTGGAGCCAG tcgAGTGTTGATCTCCACAGACGTGTGGGCCAGAGGTCTGGATGTTCCTCAAGTTTCTCTAATCATCAACTATGATCTGCCCAACAACAGAGAGttgtacatccacag GATTGGTCGATCAGGTCGTTATGGCAGGAAGGGTGTGGCCATCAACTTTGTGAAGAATGATGACATTCGTATTCTGCGTGATATTGAGCAATACTATTCCACACAGATTGATGAAATGCCCATGAACG tggcTGACCTGATTTGA
- the LOC127426523 gene encoding 60S ribosomal protein L37a has product MAKRTKKVGIVGKYGTRYGASLRKMVKKIEISQHAKYTCSFCGKTKMKRRAVGIWHCGSCMKTVAGGAWTYNTTSAVTVKSAIKRLKELKDQ; this is encoded by the exons ATG gCCAAGCGCACTAAGAAGGTGGGGATTGTGGGGAAGTACGGCACCCGTTATGGTGCATCCCTCAGGAAGATGGTGAAGAAAATTGAGATCAGCCAACACGCCAAATACACCTGCTCCTTCTGCGGCAAG ACTAAGATGAAGAGAAGGGCTGTTGGTATCTGGCATTGTGGGTCCTGCATGAAAACCGTCGCCGGAGGCGCTTGGACATACAA CACAACGTCAGCTGTCACAGTGAAATCTGCCATCAAGAGACTGAAGGAGCTCAAGGACCAGTAA